Proteins found in one Rhizobium favelukesii genomic segment:
- a CDS encoding ATP-grasp domain-containing protein yields the protein MARRALIIVEGTRNNGPLYVQAAQRLGLHPITLSADPAQYDYLAAESIEAIRVDTGNLNTLIRECSRLGERYDIVGITSAQESVYATVAKLCRHFGLPGPNPAAVERCCDKFTQHQLLAEAGVPIPAYRLSTNATEVESSAAEIGLPVVIKPAVGSGSSGVRLCRNVDEVVDHTTYLLGGKHVWRSSPRILVEEFAEGPHYIAHMMGNAVFGIEASDFDHPPHFVFRQGVFPAPLTDDENRLIADVSLSSLRVLGLGWGPSCIELRWTKRGPVVIEVNPRLGGCPQHIQLAYGVDLVSEHIKLAIGDEWDLRKTRSHTAAWRSLLPERDGILDWIDGDRRAAAVSGIAEVKLHVKPKAPIVRKGDYRDSMGYVRAVSPDLARTEAILQQAVDLIDWSITPFPPEQNDGVVQ from the coding sequence ATGGCAAGAAGAGCGCTTATAATAGTTGAAGGCACCAGGAACAATGGTCCGCTGTACGTCCAAGCGGCCCAGCGTCTTGGACTTCATCCAATTACCCTGTCGGCTGATCCAGCTCAGTACGACTATCTTGCGGCGGAAAGCATTGAGGCAATCCGGGTCGATACAGGCAATCTCAATACGCTGATTCGCGAATGTTCTCGGCTGGGTGAAAGGTATGACATTGTCGGCATTACGAGCGCCCAGGAGTCGGTCTATGCAACCGTTGCCAAGCTCTGCCGGCATTTCGGTCTACCGGGACCGAACCCCGCAGCCGTTGAACGGTGCTGCGACAAATTCACTCAACACCAGCTCCTTGCGGAGGCTGGCGTCCCAATACCTGCTTACCGCTTGTCAACGAATGCGACTGAGGTTGAAAGTTCTGCTGCGGAGATCGGCCTGCCAGTGGTTATCAAGCCAGCGGTGGGCAGCGGCAGCAGCGGTGTCCGGTTGTGCCGCAACGTCGATGAGGTGGTCGATCATACGACTTATTTGTTGGGGGGGAAGCACGTATGGCGATCTTCGCCGAGAATATTGGTGGAAGAATTCGCAGAAGGTCCCCATTACATCGCTCATATGATGGGAAACGCGGTCTTTGGGATCGAGGCCTCTGATTTCGACCACCCACCCCATTTCGTCTTTCGTCAGGGCGTCTTTCCAGCCCCACTAACCGATGACGAGAATCGGCTAATCGCGGATGTTTCGCTAAGCTCTTTGCGAGTTCTTGGCCTTGGCTGGGGCCCATCGTGCATTGAACTCCGCTGGACGAAGCGTGGCCCAGTGGTCATTGAAGTCAATCCGCGGCTTGGTGGCTGTCCTCAACACATTCAGCTCGCTTACGGTGTTGATCTCGTCAGCGAGCATATCAAGCTTGCCATCGGGGATGAATGGGATTTGCGCAAAACGCGTTCGCACACTGCGGCCTGGCGGTCCCTGCTTCCTGAGCGCGATGGCATCCTCGACTGGATCGATGGCGACCGTAGGGCGGCTGCGGTCTCCGGGATCGCGGAGGTAAAATTGCATGTTAAACCCAAGGCACCGATCGTCAGGAAAGGCGATTACCGAGACTCCATGGGATATGTACGCGCCGTTTCACCCGACCTTGCTCGAACTGAGGCGATACTGCAGCAGGCCGTCGACTTGATCGATTGGTCGATTACTCCGTTTCCGCCCGAACAGAATGACGGCGTGGTGCAATAG